CGAGCTTATCTTCTTGCACTGTATCAGAGCTCACCTCAAACCTGTCGCTCATTTCGGATTCAGACTCTGTGTCAGACTCGTACCGGCGTGTGGGCAGGGACACgcccaaggtcgagctggcgacggcgtaTAGCGCCTctgcggcgtcgaggatgccCGAAACATGCACCATTGCCGCGTCcgtctgccgtcagctctgACCGTCGCAAAGTCCCACAGTGGGATTGAGAAAACATATCTCGCACAGCCGGCGCCCgtgctcaagctcgaggttTACGAGGGTCTGGAAACTCGCTCCGGCCATTGAGGCCGCATGCCGTCTCGCCAGGATATCAATTGCCGCATTGGCCCAGATCCACAGCGTGCTTCTGTCAGCTTGATCACCATCAACTCACTTCAAGGCCCAGTTGGCCGCGTGTCGGATCCGCCGGAGAGGAATCAGTACATCCATTCGCCCGCCGGCTTGCATCTCCGCTACGGAGCGCGCGCGGAGGAGTAGCTTGCGTGCCCGCaggacgcggaggaggaaccCGAACACATCGGAGCGTAGATCGAGTGACGTGCCTGTGAACATCTGCgagagggggaagggaacctgctgtcagctttATCTGTATCGACTTGGCAGCTTACCAAGTAATCCACCCTGATGTCTGCCAAGCCTGCTCGCCGGCGAGTGGTGCGCACCCGCACAGCGGCGGGGTTGAGCGACGCGCCGGTCGACTCAATGGCGTCGCGCATCGCGTGGGTTAGGAGGTGGAAGTCTGCCCAGGGCTTGTGAGCGGCCATCTGTCCGAAGAGCCAGTCGGCCCAGGTGTCGACCACGTCAAAGGCACGCATGAGGCTCAGCCCGTCAATGGCAGCGAGGTGGGCCTGCAGGCCACACTCTCTCTCCAGCGTGTCGGCGAGAAGCACCTGTGAGCGACGACAGATGGGCGCGACGAAGCCACAAAGCGCTTCCGCAATGTCCTCGGTTGGGGAAACGAGCTCGGTGAGCGGAAGCCATGTTTCGCTCTCGTGTAcggagggaagggagtgCAGGAGGCCCCGCGCTTTACCGCCCTCGAGCACTTCGGCGCGCACGGCGGCCAGCCATGCAGGCCAGCGTTCAGGCCCGACAATAAAGCCGGCTTCCCAGAagtcctcgtcgatccacgccgcgtcgcggtcgcgctgGATAAAGAATTCAGGCGGTAGAGCGCGCTCAGTGTCGTCCTCCTGCAACGCCAAGTCGGCTTCCGGGCTCGACAGGCTCTCAGGTACAGGCATGCCTTGCACGAGCCAGTCGCCCGTCATGTGCCATATCGGCGTAGCAGCTTGAACGAACACGTCTGTCAGCGTGGCACGCAATCCCCACGCCACAGGCGAGGTGGTAGCCTCGTacagcgcgtcgaggagggcgacgggATGCGCAGCAAGCGGGATCAGGCGGCAGAGCGCGTCCAGTACTTCTCCGAAGCGCGCAtactcgcgctcgagtaCTAGCGGCGTACTGACACTCGTCTCGAATGTTCCGAGGAATGCTGCTTCGCGCTCGGCCACCCATCGCGTCACGTCGCGCAGTACGCCCTGACAGGCCGCGGCGAATGCCTCCACCGTCTCGGAGTGTGCGCCAGGCGCTAATGTTTCGGTGACAAATTTGCGCAACCGCGCGCCTTGCGTTGCGTGTGCTGCGAACGTGGAGAGGATACCTTTGAGAATGGCgggcgagaaggccgcCACTTCGGGGTGGCCAGGGACGATCTACGTCAGCGCACCTCATCTCCGCGGACTTACGGAGCATGTGTCCGCATCGAAAGCGAGGAGGATCCCTGGACGTCCGCTCAGGGCGAACAGGATTTCGCGCTGGAGCTGGGCAGCGCTGATCGCGCGATCATGTCGGGGCAGGGCCGGTGACGCGAGGGTCGgcactggcgtcagctggTTGGGCGTAGTTTAGCTGAACTTACGAGACGACAGCGCGCGCCACCCCCGCGCCCCTTCGGAGGAAGAAAGTGGATCCCCGCCGGTCTTCCAGTACGCcgcagcgtcgagctcacgcacttggagcttggcgaggaggaggcgtgCATGTTCATCAGCCCTGCGGGCTGCCTCAGCCTCGCGTGCAGCCTGTGCGCCGCTCCGGCCCTTAGCCGCTGGCGTGAcgatctcgtcctcgcttGGTGTTGCGCtgctctcgctctcgctaCTCCACTCCGCCTCCGCTTCATAGCTCGGGCCCCAGTGCTCGCCCTCAAACGGAGCAGCCATAATCTCGCGATACAGTCGCATGTCCgacttggcggcggcgtgcggTGGTCGTACAAGGAACGCCTCGGCAAACGTTCGCGCGGTGGCATTCGTcggctgcgcgagctcaagctggtgtcagctagCATATTTGTGGGCAGCTCACAAGGAGGTGGACGTGTTGTGGGATATTGGACGCCTGGAGGGGAAGGTCCTCGTCCCACCGCgtgccgccgcgtcgccggtgctcctcgagcttgaggacgagcttgtcgtATGCGCTCGCCACGTCGTCTTCGACACGTACGCGGGCTGTGCAGGCGAGCCTTCAGTCAGAGAGGTTAGGATTAGGGAGATACTCACCCCTTGAGAGTGCCGCGCACCTCGTGCCATTCCTTGCGCATGCTCGCGCCGGCGTGGGTGCGCACCTGCGCTGCAACGCGACGAGCAGTTGCATCGAGTGTGTCTGGTGTTGATTCGGGGTTTAGGGAGGATACAAGCTGCCTCGCGAGGTCCTGCATGGACCCCGCGCTCTTGCTCATGTCTGCAAAGTCAAGTTGGCAGGCAAGTTGTTGACATCACCAGCAGAGCGCGTCTGGTGGAGGTGAACAAACGTCACGAAGGTTGTGGGACCACGTGGTTAAGGTGCCTGACGAACCTGAGGGTGAAGGTGTGTCAACCAGCCACCTTGGTAACCCTACATCCCCTACAACAGTCATGTACGGAGTATCCAACTTGAGTCCTTGTCTTGCCTTCTCACTTCCCTTCGTCATTGCTCAATTGCAACAATAACAACCCCCATCCATATATGCTCACAGCATGGCGCCAAAGCGCAACACTAAGCAATCGGCAGGCCTGACCCAGGTGCGCGGCCCTCCAGCCCTGCTCTAACCCCAGCCTACCCTCTCGTTCCACACACAGCTCCGCTCCAGCAAGAGTGCCAAGGCTGCAGCTAAGGGCAAGGGCCTACGCAAGACGGAGACCCAGTCCCTGTCAGCGGATgacgtcaaggacgagctgccaaagtcgaagaagaaggtgaCACCGCCCGagcccaagaaggagcAGCGGCCAGTCCTAGACCCCAATGGGAAAGAGTGGAATGCGCTGTGGAAGGAGGCCATGGTCGAGATGGGTGGGATGCCCCCAAGTGCGTATCATCTCTCACGGGAATGTTGAGCTCcttcaccttccttcaGTGCTGACGACCAGTCCATGGCGAGAAGGACAACAAGGTGCAGAGTGAGTCGAGCCTTGCTTACCTCGGAGAGCACTGGGACGACGTTGCCCAACCTGAACGAGGGGCATTCCGCGGTTCTCACTCCTTGGAGTCGTTGAAACTCCGGCCCGTGCTGTGCGGAAGTGACAACAGCTATATGTTGTTGTGTCGCTGCACGCGCTGAAGTGGCAGCTGTCCCGTCCTGAacgagctgacaccagacaTCCTGCGCGTGTTCGACATGACCTCCAAATATGGGCCACACGTCGGTATCACTCGGCTCGAGCGCTGGGAGCGTGCGAAGAAGTGGGGCCTGCAACCACCCGAGGGGGTGAGTATGATCGGAGACGTGGCTGACCTGACCAGATCAAGCAAATCCTCCTGACCCAacagggcgaggacgacgccgtgTACCGGGAGAGTGTCATTTATGGATGGTTGTGAGGGGCATCGGGGGAAAGGAGGCAAGGAGAGGACAAAGCGCAGCGTGACTAGATCTGTAAGGTACTGTAGTTGTAGTCATTAGATaggagctggagctggcgctggcgtcggcgtcggcccGATTGTGGTTAGTAGGTGAGTGACAGATCCACGGTCATCAAGTAGAAGTTTTTGTTCAGCAATGCAAACATGTGAGACTGCTCAGCTGTATCGAACTCGGGTGTGGTCACAAGAGTAACGGCAGTCACAGTCACAGTGAAGCGGTGCATCTGCAAGTGGGGAATGTGGGGGATCTCATGTCGTTGAGGTTCGAGGCATGaaggtgaggatgaggagagcGGGGGAGTTTCAAAGACTTGGGGAGCATGGGGGAGGTTTGAAGCGATCGAGGCAAGCCGAGCGAAACCCGAGGCAATTACAGTTGAGCGAGTTTGTCACCAGCCACGGTAGAAGTCAGCCATGCTCAGCCAGGAATGCGAGCTCTGACGATCTTACGACCAGAGCGACAAGCTACAACCAGTCCGAGTCTAGCGCCTCGTGCGCCATGCGCCACAGTCCAAGGTTCACGGTCCACCCCGAGTCACAGGCTGCAGGCTGCAGGCTATCAACCTCAGCCCCATAGCCCCAGTGTTATCTGGAGTTTCGCCACTGTTGAATCGTCAGAACCAAGATCTAGGGGGTGGAGGAGTAAGGGGTGGGGTACAGTATCCAGGCTCAGGAAATTTAGTCCCTGGGGCATGGCGCATCCTCCAGGCCTACAGGAAAATCCGAAAGCCTTGGACGCCGCAGTCTGTCTAAAGTCTTCTTTTAGAGTAGTAGTAGCAACTCCGCTCTCACCGGCTTGCAACACAACACTTGTCAACAAGTCTCAAAGTGGACAAGACTATCGATATGAAAGAGCGGCGTGAATATTCAAGACACGGAGTCAGGTGACCGCTTTGCGCGAGTTAGAA
Above is a genomic segment from Cutaneotrichosporon cavernicola HIS019 DNA, chromosome: 1 containing:
- a CDS encoding uncharacterized protein (Spc97 / Spc98 family), whose protein sequence is MSKSAGSMQDLARQLVSSLNPESTPDTLDATARRVAAQVRTHAGASMRKEWHEVRGTLKGLACTARVRVEDDVASAYDKLVLKLEEHRRRGGTRWDEDLPLQASNIPQHVHLLLELAQPTNATARTFAEAFLVRPPHAAAKSDMRLYREIMAAPFEGEHWGPSYEAEAEWSSESESSATPSEDEIVTPAAKGRSGAQAAREAEAARRADEHARLLLAKLQVRELDAAAYWKTGGDPLSSSEGARGWRALSSLPTLASPALPRHDRAISAAQLQREILFALSGRPGILLAFDADTCSIVPGHPEVAAFSPAILKGILSTFAAHATQGARLRKFVTETLAPGAHSETVEAFAAACQGVLRDVTRWVAEREAAFLGTFETSVSTPLVLEREYARFGEVLDALCRLIPLAAHPVALLDALYEATTSPVAWGLRATLTDVFVQAATPIWHMTGDWLVQGMPVPESLSSPEADLALQEDDTERALPPEFFIQRDRDAAWIDEDFWEAGFIVGPERWPAWLAAVRAEVLEGGKARGLLHSLPSVHESETWLPLTELVSPTEDIAEALCGFVAPICRRSQVLLADTLERECGLQAHLAAIDGLSLMRAFDVVDTWADWLFGQMAAHKPWADFHLLTHAMRDAIESTGASLNPAAVRVRTTRRRAGLADIRVDYLVPFPLSQMFTGTSLDLRSDVFGFLLRVLRARKLLLRARSVAEMQAGGRMDVLIPLRRIRHAANWALNTLWIWANAAIDILARRHAASMAGASFQTLTDAAMVHVSGILDAAEALYAVASSTLGVSLPTRRYESDTESESEMSDRFEVSSDTVQEDKLDTIGTALGVHVHGLRDVVEGLEGREGDAAAREMWGMLVFALQDWKDVL
- a CDS encoding uncharacterized protein (DNA polymerase delta, subunit 4); protein product: MAPKRNTKQSAGLTQPTLSFHTQLRSSKSAKAAAKGKGLRKTETQSLSADDVKDELPKSKKKVTPPEPKKEQRPVLDPNGKEWNALWKEAMVEMGGMPPIHGEKDNKVQNILRVFDMTSKYGPHVGITRLERWERAKKWGLQPPEGIKQILLTQQGEDDAVYRESVIYGWL